A genomic segment from Gavia stellata isolate bGavSte3 chromosome 4, bGavSte3.hap2, whole genome shotgun sequence encodes:
- the LOC104254835 gene encoding olfactory receptor 10T2-like, with product MMNETKVTGFVLIRFSDFPVLQIPLFVFFFLTYLVTLTGNVLLMTIIRLHHHLHIPILSILSFSEPCYTFAVIPKMLVNLITEEKSFSFTGCAVQMFFFIGFGGTNCMLLTAMGYDRCVVIYKSLHYKVLMNDRVCRQLVAFASVTGFTLFLIGTYFIFTLPFCGEKEINHFFCDMAPAIQAACTESNGIEIVIFIFCIVVVFGSFLWILLSYVLIVNAILKIPSTEGKSKAFSTCASHLTVVVVHFGCASIIHLRPKSTYSLEADTLISVIYAVVTPLLNPVVYSLRNKDVHLALRKGVHLALRKGLGRKLCTRMR from the coding sequence ATGATGAATGAAACCAAAGTGACAGGGTTCGTCTTGATCagattttcagattttccaGTTCTTCAGATTCcgttatttgtcttttttttcctgacttacCTGGTCACCCTCACTGGAAATGTCCTGCTAATGACAATTATCAGgcttcatcatcatcttcacaTCCCCATCCTTTccattctctctttttcagaaCCTTGCTATACATTTGCTGTCATTCCCAAGATGCTGGTAAATCtaataacagaagaaaagtccTTTTCTTTCACTGGATGTGCTGttcagatgtttttcttcattggcTTTGGAGGCACTAACTGTATGCTTCTAACAGCAATGGGGTATGACCGATGTGTGGTTATATATAAATCTTTGCATTACAAAGTCCTCATGAACGACAGAGTCTGTAGACAGCTAGTGGCCTTTGCCTCAGTGACTGGCTTTACCTTGTTCCTGATAGGTACCTACTTTATATTCACATTGCCTTTCTGtggagagaaggaaattaatCACTTCTTCTGTGACATGGCTCCTGCCATTCAGGCAGCTTGCACAGAAAGTAACGGAATTGAgatagtaatttttattttttgtattgtgGTTGTGTTTGGCTCATTCTTGTGGATTCTTCTCTCATATGTTTTGATCGTCAACGCCATCCTCAAGATCCCCTCTACTGAGGGGAAAAGTAAAGCCTTTTCCACTTGTGCCTCCCATCTCACTGTGGTTGTTGTGCACTTTGGGTGCGCATCCATCATCCATTTGAGGCCCAAATCCACCTATTCCCTGGAGGCGGACACTCTGATTTCTGTCATTTATGCTGTGGTGACTCCCTTGCTGAACCCTGTGGTTTACAGCCTGAGGAACAAGGATGTGCACTTGGCCCTTCGGAAAGGTGTGCACTTGGCCCTTCGGAAAGGCCTGGGAAGAAAATTGTGCACAAGAATGAGGTGA
- the LOC132316918 gene encoding late histone H2A.2.2-like — translation METGATSEGQQGWQGQAGEAGRAREDAAWGHLREQAASSMSGEEEVRTVPEQEREPEATRSGGPSEGSEAKAKKSRLSRSSRAGLLFPVSRVDRQLRQGRFAERFGARAPVYLAAVLQWVTHKTMEVAGKISKQSKQQRISPSHLQMAVQKISGLRKLLRGAVPRGRGKAVPQRRRVASPSKKKTTKSKKRCPTQRAAPARATAHNEGTGNHPCHLQKPRQTCYR, via the exons ATGGAGACAGGAGCCACCAGCGAGGGCCAGCAAGGATGGCAAGGACAGGCGGGCGAGGCAGGCCGGGCACGGGAGGACGCAGCGTGGGGGCACCTGCGGGAGCAAGCTGCGAGCAGCATGTCCGGAGAAGAGGAGGTCCGCACGGTgcctgagcaggagagggagcccGAAGCGACACGTTCCGGGGGCCCCTCCGAAGGCAGCGAAGCCAAGGCCAAAAAGAGCCGCTTGTCCCGGTCCTCCCGGGCCGGGCTGCTCTTCCCCGTGAGCCGCGTAGACAGGCAGCTGCGCCAAGGCCGCTTTGCTGAGCGCTTTGGAGCCAGGGCCCCCGTCTATCTGGCTGCGGTGCTGCAGTGGGTGACGCACAAGACCATGGAAGTGGCTGGCAAGATTTCCAAGCAGAGCAAGCAGCAGCGCATTTCTCCATCGCACTTGCAGATGGCGGTGCAAAAGATCTCTGGGCTTAGGAAGCTCCTGCGAGGCGCTGTGCCCAGGGGCCGTGGCAAGGCTGTCCCCCAAAGACGGCGTGTGGCCTCACCCTCCAAAAAGAAGACGACCAAGAGCAAGAAGAGATGCCCCACGCAaagggctgcacctgcccgtgccactgct CACAACGAGGGCACTGGGAATCACCCGTGCCACTTGCAGAAGCCCCGTCAGACTTGTTATCGTTGA